The following are encoded in a window of Bordetella genomosp. 10 genomic DNA:
- the rsmI gene encoding 16S rRNA (cytidine(1402)-2'-O)-methyltransferase: protein MNASSANVPGQEAWARIADRVAGQQWPASTLYVVATPIGNLGDLSLRAWQALSRADVIAAEDTRESRVLLDAWGIATPMMAAHRHNEAEAAGAIVARLEQGQRVALISDAGAPAVSDPGARIVRAARAAGFAVVPVPGPSAVITALMGSGVTTDENPAYAFAGFPPAKAMARTRWLERWAAVPAPVVLYESPHRVAATLQDMLAVCGPEREVTVARELTKRFEEIATMPLREAADWLAAQPHRTQGEFVLILHAAAGGQDADEADATTDALLDALLDALSVRDTARVAARITGLPRDVLYNRALARKQREEQTV from the coding sequence ATGAACGCATCCTCCGCAAACGTGCCTGGGCAGGAAGCCTGGGCGCGTATCGCCGATCGAGTCGCCGGCCAGCAGTGGCCGGCATCCACCCTTTACGTGGTCGCCACGCCTATCGGCAACCTGGGCGACCTGAGCCTGCGCGCCTGGCAGGCCTTGTCGCGCGCCGACGTGATCGCCGCCGAAGACACCCGCGAAAGCCGTGTCCTGCTCGACGCCTGGGGCATCGCCACGCCCATGATGGCTGCGCACCGCCATAACGAGGCCGAGGCCGCCGGGGCCATCGTCGCCCGCCTCGAACAGGGCCAGCGCGTGGCCTTGATTTCCGATGCCGGCGCGCCGGCGGTCAGCGATCCCGGGGCGCGCATCGTGCGCGCCGCCCGCGCCGCCGGCTTTGCGGTGGTGCCGGTGCCAGGTCCCAGCGCGGTCATCACCGCGCTCATGGGCAGCGGCGTGACCACCGATGAAAACCCCGCCTATGCGTTCGCCGGCTTCCCGCCGGCCAAGGCCATGGCGCGCACGCGCTGGCTGGAGCGCTGGGCCGCCGTGCCGGCGCCCGTCGTGCTGTACGAATCGCCGCATCGCGTGGCGGCCACGCTGCAGGACATGCTGGCGGTGTGCGGGCCCGAGCGCGAGGTGACGGTGGCGCGCGAATTGACCAAGCGTTTCGAGGAGATCGCCACCATGCCCTTGCGGGAGGCCGCGGACTGGCTGGCCGCGCAGCCGCATCGCACCCAGGGCGAGTTCGTGCTGATCCTGCATGCGGCCGCGGGCGGCCAGGATGCCGACGAGGCCGACGCTACCACGGACGCCTTGCTCGATGCGCTGCTCGACGCCTTGTCGGTGCGCGACACGGCCCGCGTGGCGGCGCGCATCACCGGCTTGCCGCGAGACGTCCTGTACAACCGCGCGCTGGCTCGCAAGCAGCGCGAGGAACAGACAGTCTGA
- a CDS encoding methylated-DNA--[protein]-cysteine S-methyltransferase, translated as MSAVTDTDTDVYVIVPTPVGPMRLVARGGQLVGAWFMDPGDTVAAGCGPFYRPEAEVAAPDDPFLRKAVAQLTDWFSGARRDFDLPLAPRGTPFQQQVWQALCELPFGALESYGDLTRRIGRPPSAVRAVAQAVGRNPISIIIPCHRIVGSDTSLTGFGGGLARKRTLLSHEGHTYGQLTPRTRRQNTDPAQGTLAW; from the coding sequence ATGTCCGCTGTGACCGACACCGACACTGACGTCTATGTCATCGTCCCCACGCCCGTCGGGCCGATGCGGCTGGTCGCGCGCGGCGGCCAGTTGGTGGGGGCATGGTTCATGGACCCCGGCGATACCGTGGCCGCCGGATGCGGGCCGTTCTATCGCCCGGAGGCGGAAGTGGCGGCGCCCGACGATCCTTTCCTGCGGAAGGCCGTCGCGCAACTGACCGACTGGTTCAGCGGCGCGCGGCGCGATTTCGACCTGCCCCTGGCGCCGCGCGGGACGCCCTTCCAGCAGCAGGTCTGGCAGGCCTTGTGCGAACTGCCTTTCGGCGCCCTCGAAAGCTATGGCGACCTGACGCGCCGCATCGGCCGTCCCCCGTCCGCTGTGCGGGCAGTGGCCCAGGCCGTGGGTCGCAATCCCATCTCCATCATCATTCCTTGCCATCGCATCGTCGGCAGCGATACTTCCCTGACCGGTTTCGGCGGCGGCCTGGCGCGCAAGCGCACGCTGCTTTCCCACGAAGGCCACACCTACGGCCAGTTGACGCCGCGCACGCGCCGCCAGAACACCGACCCGGCGCAGGGCACCCTGGCCTGGTAG
- a CDS encoding septal ring lytic transglycosylase RlpA family protein codes for MLLCMVLAALLVAGCSSTGHKRGGGYYKDDGPGDNIPANIDAIPDAVPRVEPYASGANRPYVVFGKRYVPDTSDRPFRQEGVASWYGKKFHGNSTSIGEPYDMYAMTAAHPTLPIPSYARVTSAINGRSVIVRVNDRGPFHDNRIMDLSYVAAYKLGIIGPGSGEVTVERILPDEARRLAAAAAARGTASAAPAPAVAAVAAEGEAPVTEPSASIPIPLAPAAPAAGTMTALPSSAPAPVIPAPALARSGAATAGSVYLQLGAFSQAGNAQSLVSRVNGPLAAAGLPQAQVAQTGNLYRVHVGPYSDRNAAEAALQSVADRTGILPSIITR; via the coding sequence ATGCTGCTCTGCATGGTGCTGGCGGCCTTGCTGGTCGCGGGTTGTTCCAGCACCGGGCACAAGCGTGGCGGCGGGTACTACAAGGACGACGGCCCGGGCGACAACATCCCCGCCAACATCGACGCCATTCCCGACGCCGTGCCGCGCGTCGAGCCCTACGCCAGCGGCGCCAACCGACCCTACGTCGTGTTCGGCAAGCGCTATGTGCCGGACACCTCCGACCGCCCGTTCAGGCAAGAGGGCGTCGCTTCCTGGTACGGCAAGAAATTCCACGGCAACTCGACCTCCATCGGCGAGCCCTACGACATGTACGCGATGACGGCCGCGCATCCGACGCTGCCCATTCCCAGCTATGCGCGGGTGACCAGCGCCATCAACGGCAGGAGCGTCATCGTGCGGGTCAACGACCGCGGCCCCTTCCACGACAACCGCATCATGGACCTGTCGTACGTGGCGGCCTACAAGCTGGGGATCATCGGGCCCGGCAGCGGCGAGGTGACGGTGGAGCGCATCCTGCCGGATGAGGCGCGACGCCTGGCCGCCGCGGCGGCGGCGCGCGGCACGGCATCCGCCGCTCCGGCGCCCGCCGTGGCCGCGGTGGCCGCCGAAGGCGAGGCGCCGGTGACCGAGCCGTCCGCGTCCATTCCCATACCGTTGGCGCCGGCCGCACCGGCCGCGGGCACGATGACCGCCCTGCCGTCGTCCGCGCCGGCGCCGGTCATCCCGGCGCCCGCCCTGGCGCGCAGCGGCGCGGCGACGGCCGGCAGCGTCTATTTGCAGTTGGGCGCGTTCAGCCAGGCCGGCAATGCGCAGTCGCTGGTGTCCCGCGTCAACGGCCCCCTGGCCGCCGCCGGCCTGCCGCAGGCGCAGGTGGCGCAGACGGGAAATCTTTATCGCGTCCACGTAGGTCCGTACAGCGACCGCAACGCCGCCGAGGCCGCCCTGCAATCGGTCGCCGACCGCACGGGCATCCTGCCCAGCATCATCACGCGCTGA
- the rapZ gene encoding RNase adapter RapZ → MLRVVLITGISGSGKSVALRLLEDSGYTCVDNLPVRFLADFIASARTDRMERVAVAIDVRSPGELAELPAAIHTLRNMGTSLRVVFLDANTDTLVQRYSESRRRHPLTERLQRNGKTPSLLDCIELERELLAPLRDQEHVIDTSSLTPGQLRAWIRDLVQADRQAILLTFESFAFKRGVPRDADLVFDVRCLPNPYYDPALRPLTGRDAPVAAYLSSFEAVGQMIDDISGFIQKWLPRYAQDTRSYLTVAIGCTGGQHRSVYIVEQLKERFSDYAPLLVRHRTQLPEEHA, encoded by the coding sequence ATGTTGAGAGTCGTTCTAATTACCGGTATTTCCGGCTCCGGCAAATCGGTCGCCCTGCGCCTGCTGGAAGACTCCGGATACACCTGCGTCGACAATCTGCCCGTGCGTTTCCTGGCCGACTTCATCGCCAGCGCGCGCACCGACCGGATGGAGCGCGTGGCCGTCGCCATCGACGTGCGCTCGCCCGGCGAACTGGCGGAACTGCCGGCCGCCATCCACACGCTGCGCAATATGGGGACCAGCCTGCGGGTGGTCTTCCTCGACGCCAACACCGACACGCTGGTGCAGCGCTATTCCGAATCGCGCCGCCGCCATCCCCTGACCGAACGCCTGCAGCGCAACGGCAAGACGCCCTCGCTGCTGGACTGCATCGAGCTCGAACGCGAACTGCTGGCGCCGCTGCGCGACCAGGAGCACGTCATCGATACCTCGTCGCTGACGCCGGGCCAGTTGCGCGCCTGGATCCGCGACCTGGTGCAGGCGGACCGCCAAGCCATCCTGCTGACCTTCGAGTCCTTCGCCTTCAAGCGCGGCGTGCCGCGGGACGCCGACCTGGTCTTCGACGTGCGCTGCCTGCCCAATCCTTATTACGATCCCGCGCTGCGGCCGCTGACGGGGCGCGACGCGCCGGTGGCCGCCTATCTCTCCAGCTTCGAAGCCGTCGGCCAGATGATCGACGACATCAGCGGGTTCATCCAGAAATGGCTGCCGCGCTACGCCCAGGACACGCGCAGTTATCTGACCGTTGCCATCGGTTGCACCGGTGGCCAGCATCGTTCGGTTTATATTGTTGAGCAGTTGAAGGAACGTTTCAGCGACTACGCCCCTCTACTAGTGAGACATCGCACGCAATTACCCGAAGAACACGCATGA
- a CDS encoding c-type cytochrome translates to MAARGLAVLLLLLVAATGLLYWLGTREDASARTAAAAPVADPAQRVAQGAYLARVGDCAACHTVRGGAPYAGGAAIPTPFGTLYGPNITPDPQTGIGNWTADDFWRALHHGKRPDGQLLYPAFPYTEYTHVTRADADALYAYLRSLPAVHQENRPHELDFPYDQRYLLAFWRALHFRPAAEPDAGAPATVTANVDANANADGSVARGRYLVEGLGHCVACHAPRDALGATTGQGLPGGDILGLGWYGPSLHAGPAPDGSSPGLAQWTAADIAALLRDGASARGSASGPMAEVVTGGTQYLSPSDALAIANYLKSLPATPAVDAAPPGESTMRRGEKLYGTYCVACHQSQGEGRPPAWPPLAGNISVTAPSPQNAIRVVLDGGFAPATAADPQPHGMPPFGQVLNDDDVAAVVSYIRNQWGNQAGGVTALQVKRAR, encoded by the coding sequence ATGGCCGCTCGCGGGCTGGCGGTCCTGCTGCTGTTGCTGGTCGCGGCCACGGGCCTGTTGTACTGGCTGGGAACGCGCGAGGACGCGTCCGCGCGGACGGCCGCCGCCGCGCCCGTCGCCGATCCGGCCCAGCGCGTGGCCCAAGGCGCCTACCTCGCCCGCGTCGGCGACTGCGCGGCCTGCCATACCGTGCGCGGCGGCGCGCCCTATGCCGGCGGCGCGGCGATCCCGACGCCGTTCGGCACCTTGTACGGACCCAACATCACGCCGGATCCGCAAACCGGCATCGGCAACTGGACCGCCGACGATTTCTGGCGCGCCTTGCATCATGGCAAGCGGCCGGACGGCCAATTGCTGTACCCCGCCTTCCCGTACACGGAATACACCCACGTCACGCGCGCCGACGCCGACGCGCTGTACGCCTACTTGCGCAGCCTCCCGGCGGTGCATCAGGAAAACCGGCCGCACGAACTCGACTTTCCCTACGACCAGCGCTACCTGCTGGCGTTCTGGCGCGCGCTGCATTTCCGGCCGGCCGCGGAACCGGATGCCGGCGCGCCCGCGACCGTGACCGCGAACGTGGATGCGAACGCAAACGCGGACGGCAGCGTCGCGCGCGGCCGCTATCTGGTCGAAGGCCTGGGCCACTGCGTCGCCTGCCATGCGCCGCGCGACGCCTTGGGCGCGACCACGGGCCAGGGCCTGCCCGGCGGCGACATCCTGGGCCTGGGCTGGTATGGCCCGTCCCTGCACGCCGGCCCCGCGCCGGACGGGTCGTCGCCCGGCCTGGCGCAATGGACGGCCGCCGACATCGCGGCCTTGCTGCGCGACGGCGCCTCGGCGCGCGGAAGCGCCAGCGGGCCGATGGCCGAAGTGGTGACCGGCGGCACGCAATACCTGAGCCCGTCCGACGCGCTGGCCATCGCCAACTACCTGAAGTCGCTGCCCGCCACGCCCGCCGTCGATGCTGCGCCGCCGGGCGAATCCACCATGCGGCGCGGCGAAAAACTCTACGGAACGTATTGCGTCGCGTGCCACCAGAGCCAGGGCGAGGGCCGGCCGCCCGCGTGGCCGCCGCTGGCGGGCAACATCAGCGTCACCGCGCCGTCGCCGCAGAACGCCATACGCGTGGTGCTGGACGGCGGATTCGCCCCCGCCACCGCGGCGGATCCGCAACCGCACGGCATGCCGCCTTTCGGCCAGGTGCTCAATGACGACGACGTGGCGGCGGTGGTCAGCTACATCCGCAATCAATGGGGCAACCAGGCCGGCGGCGTCACCGCCTTGCAGGTCAAGCGCGCGAGATAG
- the hprK gene encoding HPr(Ser) kinase/phosphatase: protein MLTVQELVDDNADTIPFNWIAGQGAAERVIPDDGMAAADLVGHLNLIHPSRIQVFGQEELAYYSRFDLRRRMHHMDELLIGGVPAILLADGLSPPQDLIEQCEQHQVPLLGTPVAAAQLIDLLRIYLGKKLAPTTTVHGVFLDVLGLGVLITGESGLGKSELALELISRGHGLVADDAVELSRTAPNMIEGHCPSLLQNLLEVRGLGLLDIRTIFGETSVRRKMRLKLIVHLVRATAQDKFERLPLQDITQDMLGLPIRKVMLQVAAGRNLAVLVEAAVRNTILKLRGIDTLGEFMERQAMAILQSSK from the coding sequence ATGCTTACCGTCCAGGAACTGGTCGACGACAACGCCGACACTATCCCCTTCAATTGGATCGCGGGACAGGGCGCCGCCGAGCGCGTGATCCCCGATGACGGCATGGCGGCCGCCGACCTCGTCGGCCACCTCAACCTGATCCACCCTTCCCGCATCCAGGTATTCGGCCAGGAAGAACTGGCGTATTACTCGCGCTTCGATCTGCGCCGCCGCATGCACCACATGGACGAGCTGCTGATCGGCGGCGTGCCGGCCATTCTGCTCGCCGACGGCCTGTCGCCGCCGCAGGACCTGATCGAGCAGTGCGAACAGCACCAGGTGCCGCTGCTGGGCACGCCGGTGGCCGCCGCGCAATTGATCGACCTGCTGCGCATTTACCTGGGCAAGAAACTGGCGCCGACCACGACGGTGCACGGCGTGTTTCTGGACGTGCTCGGACTGGGCGTGCTGATCACCGGCGAATCGGGCCTGGGCAAGAGCGAACTGGCGCTGGAATTGATTTCGCGCGGCCACGGTCTGGTCGCCGACGACGCGGTGGAACTGTCGCGTACCGCGCCCAATATGATCGAAGGCCACTGTCCGTCCTTGCTACAGAACCTGCTGGAAGTGCGCGGCCTGGGCCTGCTGGATATCCGCACCATCTTCGGCGAGACCTCGGTCCGCCGCAAAATGCGCCTGAAGCTGATCGTGCACCTGGTGCGCGCCACGGCGCAGGACAAGTTCGAGCGCCTGCCCTTGCAGGACATTACCCAGGACATGCTGGGCCTGCCTATCCGCAAGGTCATGCTGCAGGTCGCCGCCGGGCGCAACCTGGCGGTGCTGGTGGAGGCGGCCGTGCGCAACACCATCCTGAAGCTGCGCGGCATCGACACGCTGGGCGAATTCATGGAACGCCAGGCCATGGCGATTCTCCAAAGCAGCAAGTAG
- a CDS encoding PTS sugar transporter subunit IIA: MNHLSRILPPGNVVLDLLATSKKRAFEQAGLLFENNNGLARSTVFDSLFARERLGSTGLGQGVAVPHGRVKNLEHALAAFIRLAQPVAFDSPDSQPVTLLLVLLVPEAATQQHLDILAELAHLMSNKPLREALYTETDPAAVHRMLTTGKL, translated from the coding sequence ATGAACCATTTGTCCCGCATCCTGCCCCCGGGGAACGTCGTGCTCGATCTGCTGGCCACCAGCAAGAAGCGCGCATTCGAACAAGCGGGCCTGCTATTCGAAAACAACAACGGCCTGGCGCGATCCACCGTCTTCGATAGCCTGTTCGCGCGCGAACGCCTGGGCTCGACCGGTCTGGGCCAGGGCGTGGCCGTCCCGCATGGACGCGTGAAGAATCTCGAACACGCGCTGGCCGCCTTCATCCGCCTGGCGCAACCCGTCGCCTTCGACTCGCCGGACAGCCAGCCGGTGACGCTGCTGCTGGTGCTGCTGGTGCCCGAGGCGGCGACGCAACAGCACCTGGACATCCTCGCCGAACTGGCGCATTTGATGTCCAATAAGCCGCTGCGCGAAGCGCTCTACACCGAAACCGATCCGGCTGCAGTGCATCGCATGCTGACGACGGGCAAACTCTGA
- a CDS encoding LysR family transcriptional regulator, whose amino-acid sequence MHAITQMEIFVEVVRQGGFSAAARSLGLAPSVVADRVAGLEKRLGVPLLLRTTRRQSLTEAGEAYFQEATRIIKDFHALESRIVDSATALRGTLRVTAPNPLGQRWIAPFIGQFASSHPGIATHLTLDDRFADIVAQGFDIAIRGGPAIDSNLIGHHLFDTRRVVVASPAYLDRHGAPGHPDELAAHRCLVFNTQSHLQAEWRFEHAGAARKLRVTGALAATDSGLPVAWAVAGLGLAQKSWWEVSDHLAAGRLVTVLDAFEPEPASFYAIHPVSRRQSRKVALFVEGLVALFAEMDGGLRPSGSSAPPV is encoded by the coding sequence ATGCATGCCATCACGCAGATGGAAATCTTCGTCGAGGTGGTGCGGCAGGGCGGTTTTTCCGCGGCCGCCCGCAGCCTTGGCCTGGCGCCGTCCGTCGTGGCCGACCGCGTGGCCGGCCTGGAAAAGCGGCTTGGCGTGCCGCTGCTTCTGCGCACCACGCGGCGCCAGTCGCTGACCGAGGCGGGCGAGGCGTATTTCCAGGAAGCCACCCGCATCATCAAGGACTTCCATGCGCTGGAAAGCCGGATCGTCGATAGCGCCACCGCCCTGCGCGGCACGCTGCGCGTCACGGCGCCGAATCCCTTGGGACAGCGCTGGATCGCGCCGTTCATCGGGCAATTCGCGTCCAGCCATCCCGGCATCGCCACCCATCTGACGCTCGACGACCGCTTTGCCGACATCGTCGCGCAGGGCTTCGATATTGCGATCCGAGGCGGGCCCGCCATCGATTCGAACCTGATCGGGCACCATCTGTTCGACACCCGGCGCGTGGTGGTCGCGAGCCCGGCCTACCTGGATCGCCATGGCGCGCCGGGCCATCCCGACGAGCTTGCCGCGCATCGCTGCCTGGTGTTCAACACGCAATCCCACCTGCAGGCGGAATGGCGTTTCGAGCATGCCGGCGCGGCGAGAAAACTGCGCGTGACGGGCGCGCTCGCCGCGACCGATTCCGGCTTGCCGGTCGCCTGGGCCGTCGCGGGGCTGGGGCTCGCGCAGAAGTCCTGGTGGGAGGTCTCGGATCATCTGGCGGCCGGGCGGCTGGTGACGGTGCTCGACGCCTTCGAGCCGGAGCCGGCGAGCTTCTACGCCATCCACCCGGTCAGCCGCAGGCAATCCAGAAAGGTGGCGCTTTTCGTCGAGGGGCTGGTGGCCTTGTTCGCCGAAATGGATGGCGGCCTGCGTCCTTCCGGATCCTCAGCGCCGCCAGTATGA
- a CDS encoding GlcG/HbpS family heme-binding protein yields the protein MVRSSKLSLTSATAAVVFAATASLAHADDSNLVATKKLRWQTADALANEAVRVCATRGYSVTATVVDPTGHQQAVVKGDTVPLQSLSVSYRKAYTAYSYGMAFNKDSTSELIAAKVTGPLDGGVLATVPEVLFIPGGVTLRTADRTVIGGIGVSGAPGGDKDEACAQAAVDKYKGDFH from the coding sequence ATGGTCCGTTCAAGCAAGCTTTCCCTCACTTCGGCCACGGCCGCGGTCGTATTCGCCGCCACGGCCTCCCTGGCCCACGCCGACGACAGCAACCTCGTCGCCACGAAAAAGCTGCGCTGGCAAACAGCCGATGCGCTCGCCAATGAAGCGGTGCGCGTGTGCGCGACCCGCGGCTACTCCGTCACCGCCACCGTCGTCGACCCGACCGGCCATCAGCAAGCGGTCGTCAAGGGCGACACGGTGCCGCTGCAATCGCTGTCCGTCTCCTATCGCAAGGCCTACACGGCCTATTCCTATGGCATGGCCTTCAACAAGGATTCCACCAGCGAACTGATCGCCGCGAAGGTGACCGGCCCGCTTGACGGCGGCGTGCTGGCGACCGTTCCGGAAGTCCTCTTCATCCCCGGCGGCGTCACGCTGCGGACGGCCGACCGCACCGTGATCGGCGGCATCGGCGTGTCGGGCGCCCCGGGCGGCGACAAGGACGAAGCCTGCGCCCAGGCGGCCGTCGACAAATACAAAGGGGATTTCCATTGA
- a CDS encoding LysR family transcriptional regulator, with the protein MPPNLHELDTFAAVARHRSFRKAAAERGVSASALSHALRGLEERLGVRLLHRTTRSVTPTEAGERLLARLDPALREVADALADVTALQAVPAGKVRLNVPRPAARLLLAPILARFAAAHPRVQVEVVTDDGLADIVGAGFDAGMRFGESLAGDMVAAPVGPPQRFVCVASPDYLAARGIPRTPRDLLGHACIGRRFPSGNLYAWEFQAEGQPLRIDVSGPLLLDDDVLMIQAARDGAGIAYVYEAMVADDIAAGRLVLVLDAWSAMPSRFFLYYPGRRQLPTALRALVDFIKS; encoded by the coding sequence ATGCCTCCCAACCTGCATGAACTCGACACCTTCGCGGCGGTGGCGCGTCACCGCAGTTTTCGCAAGGCGGCCGCCGAACGCGGCGTGTCGGCCTCGGCCTTGAGCCACGCCCTGCGCGGCTTGGAAGAACGGCTGGGCGTGCGGCTGCTCCATCGCACCACGCGCAGCGTGACGCCGACCGAAGCCGGAGAGCGCCTGCTGGCCCGGCTCGACCCCGCCTTGCGCGAGGTGGCCGATGCGTTGGCGGACGTGACGGCCTTGCAGGCGGTGCCCGCCGGCAAGGTGCGCCTGAACGTGCCGCGCCCGGCGGCCCGCCTGCTGCTGGCGCCGATACTGGCCCGCTTCGCGGCGGCACATCCGCGCGTGCAGGTCGAAGTGGTGACCGACGATGGACTGGCCGACATCGTGGGCGCCGGCTTCGATGCCGGCATGCGCTTCGGGGAAAGCCTGGCCGGCGACATGGTGGCGGCGCCGGTCGGGCCGCCGCAGCGATTCGTTTGCGTGGCGTCGCCCGATTACCTGGCCGCGCGCGGCATACCGCGCACGCCGCGCGACCTCCTCGGCCATGCCTGCATCGGGCGGCGTTTTCCGAGCGGGAATCTATATGCGTGGGAATTCCAGGCCGAGGGGCAGCCGCTGCGCATCGACGTGTCGGGACCTCTGTTGCTCGATGACGACGTACTGATGATCCAGGCCGCCCGCGACGGCGCGGGCATAGCCTATGTCTACGAGGCGATGGTCGCGGACGATATTGCCGCCGGCCGGCTGGTCCTCGTCCTGGATGCCTGGAGCGCGATGCCCAGCCGCTTCTTTCTCTACTATCCCGGCCGGCGCCAACTGCCGACGGCGCTACGGGCCCTGGTGGATTTCATCAAGTCGTAG
- a CDS encoding aldo/keto reductase — MQQKRLGNADFTISPIGLGTWAIAGPGWEFGWGAQDDADSLAALEYAVERGVNWIDTAAIYGLGHAEEIVGQLLRRVPASRRPLVFTKGSLVWDRATGRISHSLAPSSLAREIEDSLRRLQVETIDLYQLHWPAFPPGGPDEGIEAALSVLAQAREQGKIRAIGVSNFDVPQLRRAQAVTGIAALQPPYSALMREVQAEILPFCEQAGIGVIAYSTLQSGLLTGAMTRERIAGLPEDDWRKTRSPDFQEPRLTRNLALVEAFRRIGQRHGLTPAAVAIAWVLAHPAVTGAIVGARRPAQVDGLIGAAGFRLSADELAEIAPLLPEGMGTNVPEATS; from the coding sequence ATGCAGCAGAAGCGTCTCGGCAACGCCGATTTCACGATTTCGCCCATCGGGCTGGGCACCTGGGCCATCGCCGGTCCGGGCTGGGAGTTCGGCTGGGGCGCACAGGACGACGCCGATAGCCTGGCCGCGTTGGAATACGCCGTCGAACGCGGCGTGAACTGGATCGACACGGCCGCCATCTACGGCCTGGGCCATGCAGAGGAAATCGTCGGCCAACTCCTGCGCCGCGTGCCGGCATCGCGGCGCCCGCTGGTGTTCACCAAGGGCAGCCTGGTGTGGGATCGCGCCACCGGCCGCATCTCGCACTCGCTGGCTCCGTCCTCGCTGGCGCGCGAGATCGAGGACAGCCTGCGCCGCCTCCAGGTCGAGACGATAGACCTGTACCAGCTCCACTGGCCGGCCTTCCCGCCGGGCGGCCCGGACGAGGGCATCGAGGCCGCGCTGTCGGTGCTGGCCCAGGCCCGGGAGCAGGGAAAGATCCGCGCCATCGGCGTCTCCAACTTCGACGTGCCGCAACTGCGACGCGCCCAGGCGGTCACCGGCATCGCTGCGCTGCAGCCGCCGTACTCGGCGCTGATGCGCGAGGTTCAGGCGGAAATCCTGCCGTTTTGCGAGCAGGCAGGCATAGGCGTCATCGCCTATTCCACGCTGCAATCGGGCCTGCTCACGGGAGCGATGACGCGCGAGCGTATTGCCGGCCTGCCGGAGGACGACTGGCGCAAGACACGCAGCCCGGACTTCCAGGAGCCTCGGCTGACCCGCAACCTCGCGCTGGTCGAAGCCTTTCGCCGCATAGGGCAGCGGCATGGACTGACGCCGGCGGCCGTGGCGATCGCCTGGGTGCTGGCGCATCCGGCCGTCACCGGCGCCATTGTCGGTGCGCGCCGTCCCGCGCAGGTCGACGGGCTGATCGGCGCGGCGGGTTTCCGCCTGAGCGCGGACGAACTTGCCGAGATCGCGCCGCTGCTGCCGGAAGGCATGGGCACGAACGTTCCCGAGGCCACGTCCTGA
- the hpf gene encoding ribosome hibernation-promoting factor, HPF/YfiA family, whose protein sequence is MNLSICGRHLDVTPALREYVVNKLARVLRHFDHVIDTQVMLSVERLRHCAEITMRLRGKDIHCEAQDENLYAAIDLLADKIDRQVIKHKDKVQSHDNESVKRQPIAV, encoded by the coding sequence ATGAATCTGAGCATCTGCGGTCGTCATCTCGACGTCACCCCGGCCCTCCGGGAATATGTAGTCAACAAGCTGGCGCGAGTACTCCGGCATTTCGATCACGTCATCGATACGCAAGTCATGCTTTCGGTCGAACGGCTGCGGCATTGTGCGGAAATCACGATGCGTTTACGCGGCAAGGACATCCACTGCGAGGCCCAGGACGAAAACCTTTATGCGGCCATCGACTTGCTTGCCGACAAAATCGACCGTCAGGTCATCAAGCACAAGGACAAGGTGCAAAGCCACGACAACGAGTCTGTGAAGCGGCAACCCATAGCGGTCTAA